Within Halobacterium jilantaiense, the genomic segment CGCTCGAACGCCACGATGGCGATGTCTTCGGCGACTTCGCCGTCGGAGTCCGGCGTCGAACAGTGCCCCCCGGAGTCGTCGGTGTCGTTGTCCGTGCTCATTGTCAGTCGTCCGCCTCGCTCTCGGTGTCGCCGCGGTTCGCCCAGTCGCCGTAGAGGTACGAGCGCTCGTAGTTCGCGCCGGCACCCGCGTCGCCGATTACGACGAGCGCGGAGGCGCGGTAGCCCGCGTCCTCGACGCGCTCTCCGATGGTCTCGACCGTGCCCTCGATGACATCCTCGTCCGGCCACGACGCGTGGTAGACGACGGTGACAGGTGTGTCCGGGTCGTGGCCGTCGGCGAGCAGGCGGTCCATCACGTCCGGGATGGCGTGTGTGCCGAGGTAGATGCAGGTCGTCACGTCACCCATCTCCACGAACTCCGAGACGTGGTCGTCCTCGGCGTCGAGCGTCCGGCCCTGCGGGCGCGTGAACGCGACGTGGTTCGCGGTGCCGTTCAGCGTCAACTGCGTCCTGAGCGTCGCCGCGGCCGCGAACGCCGAGGTGACGCCCGGCACGATGTACGTCGGCACGCCCTCGCGTTCGAGGGCGTCCATCTGCTCCAGCGCCGCGCCGTAAACCGCCGGGTCG encodes:
- a CDS encoding cobalt-precorrin-4/precorrin-4 C(11)-methyltransferase; translation: MTEDPQDAIDAASEQRQRGRDPRVYDHTAGDVQDGIPFVGAGPGDPGLLTVTGKELVEEADLVVHAGSLVNSELLDEYCADAETVSSVGKDLEELIPLMRDAHEAGETVVRLHSGDPAVYGAALEQMDALEREGVPTYIVPGVTSAFAAAATLRTQLTLNGTANHVAFTRPQGRTLDAEDDHVSEFVEMGDVTTCIYLGTHAIPDVMDRLLADGHDPDTPVTVVYHASWPDEDVIEGTVETIGERVEDAGYRASALVVIGDAGAGANYERSYLYGDWANRGDTESEADD